One Anolis carolinensis isolate JA03-04 chromosome 4, rAnoCar3.1.pri, whole genome shotgun sequence DNA window includes the following coding sequences:
- the LOC103279744 gene encoding serpin B3 — protein sequence MTTLPEVNAKFAVDVYHSLRKEHPCENLLFAPVNATSSLGLLALASGCEQAAEIEKILHWDELEECDGSKHKRYISAARSFGRSAITLKTQQAQQRSESCPKARPRPEPACQRPRARPEPECSPCPERNVPDYECESPEGVHTAFSKILATLNAPSTNYTLNFANKLYGDHVIDFIEKFIYCALKLYWSEVAEADLKNAPEEVRRIINLWVEVKTQGKIKCLLPKGSFDCLAQLLKVNALYFKGEWHVKFDKALTVEAPFYPHCADAKTCYSVQLMNRKGIFNTATFNICETQVQVVEIPYKDHELSLFVLLPLDCSQEALEQLEDALSHEHLLDWSCHLKPEEVDVFIPKFSLEKSLYLHEYLALHDLADPEKADFSRATCTDGVALTLLVHDTFVEFDEEGGEEAAASPRCRDRRQNREVLEFVANHPFLYFIHHNCTQSILALGRFAKPE from the exons ATGACTACTCTGCCTGAAGTCAATGCCAAATTTGCTGTTGACGTTTACCACTCATTGAGGAAGGAGCACCCATGTGAGAACCTTCTGTTTGCCCCTGTGAATGCTACCTCTTCTCTTGGTCTGCTTGCCCTTGCATCTGGATGTGAACAGGCAGCTGAGATCGAGAAG ATCCTGCACTGGGATGAACTGGAAGAATGTGATGGATCCAAACACAAAAGATATATTTCCGCAGCCAGAAGCTTTGGAAGATCAGCAATCACACTAAAG acACAACAGGCACAACAAAGAAGTGAATCCTGCCCCAAGGCAAGACCCCGTCCTGAACCAGCATGCCAAAGACCAAGAGCCCGTCCTGAGCCCGAGTGCTCTCCTTGTCCTGAAAGA AATGTTCCAGATTATGAGTGTGAGTCACCCGAAGGAGTCCATACTGCATTCAGCAAAATCCTTGCAACCCTGAATGCACCCAGCACCAACTATACTCTGAATTTTGCCAACAAACTCTATGGAGACCATGTCATTGACTTCATTGAG AAATTTATTTACTGTGCTCTGAAATTGTACTGGTCAGAAGTGGCTGAAGCTGATCTGAAGAATGCTCCCGAAGAAGTGAGGAGAATCATAAACCTTTGGGTTGAGGTCAAGACACAAG GTAAAATCAAGTGTCTCCTCCCCAAGGGCAGCTTTGACTGTCTTGCTCAGCTCCTGAAAGTGAACGCTCTCTACTTCAAGGGAGAATGGCATGTGAAGTTTGACAAAGCACTCACAGTAGAAGCCCCATTTTACCCACACTGTGCAGATGCG AAAACTTGCTATTCTGTGCAGCTGATGAACAGGAAGGGTATTTTCAACACAGCTACCTTTAATATTTGCGAAACTCAAGTGCAAGTGGTTGAGATCCCCTACAAAGACCATGAACTGAGCTTGTTCGTTTTGCTCCCACTGGATTGCAGCCAAGAAGCCCTTGAACAG CTGGAAGATGCCCTGTCCCACGAGCATCTGCTTGACTGGTCCTGCCACCTGAAGCCCGAAGAGGTAGATGTTTTCATCCCCAAGTTCAGCTTGGAAAAGAGCCTTTACCTCCATGAATACCTAGCTCTGCATGATCTAGCTGATCCCGAGAAGGCTGATTTCTCTCGAGCTACATGCACAGACGGAGTTGCTCTTACTCTGCTGGTCCATGATACTTTCGTTGAGTTCGATGAGGAGGGTGGTGAAGAGGCAGCTGCTAGCCCACGTTGCCGGGATAGGCGTCAAAATCGGGAAGTCCTGGAGTTTGTGGCCAACCATCCCTTCCTGTATTTTATCCACCACAATTGTACCCAGAGCATCCTTGCCCTTGGCAGATTTGCAAAACCAGAATAA